In the genome of Mycosarcoma maydis chromosome 21, whole genome shotgun sequence, one region contains:
- a CDS encoding uncharacterized protein (related to Tripeptidyl-peptidase I precursor) gives MKLVTIKALVAFTSLAVMADAAAVRRSPKLVIKESVNVPADWVRRSDAADDEPVALRFALKQRDISSLEKRLRQTSDPEHELYGRHLSAQEVASYLEPHKRAVDEVELWLREAGIHIDEHLAARSLSKDTFTVHVPARQARKLLNADLGLYEHKRSGTLALRSPEYSVPEHISEHLDYVGPLTLFTEPRGNSNDIAGSKIIVEKLDDNEITDANAKVADGQPAECNPAKVTSLCLRTFYKTVNYVPKAASKFHLGISGFLNEFASFADFSGYLSQQRPDAAQAGYNFTVQSIAGGLNTQSDPGSEANLDVQTVGGISFPIPFTYYTTAGSPPFIPDKNTVNNTNEPYELQMNYLLSLPDDKLPKVLSTSYGDDEQAVPKAYALRVCNYIMALGARGVTTVYSSGDSGVGPDGLCISNGAYSRKGKATFLPAFPASCPFATTVGATQNFAPEIAVDGDLPGFYSGGGFSNLFPTAWYQADAVLPYVKSLGNKYQGLYNRWGRAYPDVAAQGSRYVIRIGGANYLIYGTSASAPTFSSVIGLLNDDRISKGKPSLGFINPLIYKRWIGTRALNDITQGSSVGCNTTGFPAASGWDAVTGAGTPNFLELQKRLP, from the coding sequence ATGAAGCTGGTCAccatcaaggcgctcgTTGCCTTCACCTCACTCGCTGTGATGGCCGATGCGGCAGCAGTGCGTCGTTCCCCGAAACTAGTGATCAAAGAATCGGTCAACGTGCCTGCTGATTGGGTACGAAGAtccgatgctgctgatgacgagccAGTGGCTCTTCGCTTCGCTCTCAAGCAACGCGACATTTCTTCGCTCGAAAAGAGGCTTCGTCAGACGTCTGACCCGGAACATGAACTGTACGGTCGCCACCTTTCCGCTCAAGAGGTTGCCTCTTACCTTGAGCCTCACAAGCGAGCCGTGGACGAGGTCGAACTGTGGCTGCGCGAGGCAGGCATCCACATTGACGAAcaccttgctgctcgttCGCTGTCCAAAGATACCTTTACCGTGCACGTCCCCGCTCGCCAGGCGAGAAAACTGCTCAACGCCGACCTGGGCTTGTACGAGCACAAGCGTAGCGGTACCCTTGCTCTACGTTCACCCGAATACAGTGTCCCCGAACACATTTCAGAGCACCTTGACTACGTTGGTCCCTTGACGCTGTTCACCGAACCTCGTGGAAACAGCAACGACATTGCTGGCAGCAAGATCAtcgtcgagaagctcgacgacaacgagATTACCGATGCCAACGCCAAGGTCGCTGACGGTCAGCCCGCCGAGTGCAACCCTGCCAAAGTCACCTCTCTGTGCCTGCGAACGTTCTACAAGACGGTCAACTACGTGCCTAAAGCGGCGAGCAAGTTTCACCTGGGTATCTCTGGTTTCTTGAACGAGTTTGCTAGCTTTGCCGATTTCTCAGGCTACCTCTCGCAGCAACGTCCCGATGCTGCACAGGCAGGATACAACTTTACCGTGCAGAGCATCGCGGGGGGACTCAACACGCAGAGCGACCCGGGATCCGAAGCCAACTTGGACGTGCAAACGGTGGGTGGCATCAGTTTCCCCATCCCGTTCACCTACTACACCACTGCTGGATCGCCGCCCTTCATCCCGGATAAGAATACAGTCAACAACACCAACGAGCCATACGAGTTGCAGATGAACTACCTCCTCTCGCTGCCGGACGACAAGCTTCCCAAGGTGCTTTCGACCTCGTACGGCGACGATGAACAGGCGGTTCCCAAGGCGTATGCGCTGAGGGTGTGCAACTATATTATGGCTTTGGGAGCGCGCGGTGTGACTACCGTGTATTCTTCGGGTGACAGTGGTGTTGGTCCTGACGGATTGTGCATTTCCAATGGAGCTTACTCGCGCAAGGGGAAAGCGACGTTCTTGCCCGCCTTCCCTGCCAGCTGCCCATTTGCTACCACTGTGGGAGCTACGCAGAACTTTGCACCAGAGATCGCGGTGGATGGCGACTTGCCTGGCTTCTACTCGGGCGGTGGATTCAGCAACCTCTTCCCGACGGCTTGGTACCAGGCTGACGCCGTGTTGCCGTACGTCAAGTCGCTGGGTAACAAGTACCAGGGGCTGTACAACCGTTGGGGTCGTGCGTACCCGGACGTAGCTGCTCAGGGTTCGAGATACGTGATCCGCATCGGGGGCGCCAACTACCTCATCTACGGTacctcggcttcggcgcCTACATTCAGCTCGGTGATTGGCCTGCTGAACGACGACAGGATCAGCAAAGGCAAGCCTTCGCTTGGCTTTATCAACCCATTGATCTACAAGCGCTGGATCGGCACACGCGCGTTGAACGATATCACACAAGGTAGCAGTGTGGGTTGCAACACCACTGGTTTCCCTGCGGCCAGTGGTTGGGATGCGGTTACCGGTGCAGGTACTCCGAACTTTTTGGAGTTGCAAAAGCGGTTGCCTTAA